In a genomic window of Syntrophobacterales bacterium:
- the msrA gene encoding peptide-methionine (S)-S-oxide reductase MsrA has product MQKNTEIVEIATFAGGCFWCVEADFEKIPGVLGAVSGYTGGKVENPSYEDVSSGKTGHVEAVQVRYDPARVTYAQLLDVFWSHIDPTDAGGQFVDRGSQYASAIFYHDDKQRQSALQSKEELQKTGRFKAPIVTEIKKFERFYEAEDYHQNYCKISPLRYENYRLGSGRDQFLQKVWGRADAGINSAAFASQKADRELLKKKLTPLQYDVTQNNGTEPPFRNEYWNNKKEGIYVDIVSGEPLFSSLDKFDSGTGWPSFSRPLLPGSITEKNDGRFSMQRTEVRSKNGDSHLGHLFFDGPQPTGLRYCINSAALRFIPKEGMEKAGYGQYLKIFEKK; this is encoded by the coding sequence TGGGTGTTTCTGGTGCGTGGAAGCGGATTTTGAAAAGATCCCCGGGGTGCTCGGCGCCGTATCCGGTTATACGGGGGGAAAGGTGGAAAATCCCTCTTATGAAGATGTATCTTCCGGGAAAACCGGTCATGTCGAAGCCGTTCAGGTGCGGTATGATCCGGCAAGGGTTACATACGCGCAGTTGCTTGATGTCTTTTGGAGTCATATTGATCCGACCGATGCCGGCGGACAGTTCGTCGATCGCGGGTCCCAGTATGCAAGCGCTATTTTCTATCACGATGACAAACAGCGGCAAAGCGCGTTGCAGTCTAAAGAAGAGCTGCAGAAAACGGGCCGTTTTAAAGCACCCATTGTAACGGAGATCAAAAAATTTGAGCGCTTTTATGAAGCGGAGGACTACCATCAGAATTACTGTAAAATTAGCCCCTTACGGTATGAGAATTACCGGTTGGGTTCAGGCCGCGATCAGTTCCTGCAAAAGGTGTGGGGGAGAGCTGATGCAGGCATCAATTCTGCTGCTTTCGCCAGTCAAAAAGCGGATAGGGAGCTGTTGAAGAAAAAGCTGACGCCCCTGCAGTACGATGTAACTCAGAACAACGGCACGGAGCCGCCTTTTCGCAACGAATACTGGAACAACAAAAAGGAGGGCATTTATGTGGATATTGTCTCGGGAGAGCCGCTCTTTTCTTCGCTCGACAAATTCGACTCGGGGACGGGATGGCCAAGCTTTAGCCGGCCGCTTTTGCCCGGCAGCATAACGGAAAAAAATGACGGCAGATTTTCGATGCAGCGCACCGAAGTCAGGAGTAAAAATGGGGATTCCCACCTCGGTCACCTCTTTTTCGACGGCCCTCAGCCCACGGGACTTCGCTACTGTATAAACTCTGCGGCGTTGCGCTTTATTCCCAAAGAGGGTATGGAAAAAGCGGGTTATGGTCAGTATCTCAAAATATTTGAGAAAAAATAG